The sequence below is a genomic window from Pirellulales bacterium.
GCCCACGATTCGCCCGCTCGTCGCAGCTGACCTCCCGGTGGCTGATCGCATTTTGCAAGCCGCGTTCGAGCGGACGCACAGCTTCACGCCGATGTTGCGCCTCAACGGCGCCGCGCAGCCAGGCAATCAATGCGTGGCAGTCATCGACGGTCAGGTCGTGGCGCTCGTCGGCGCGGTGGACTTTGGGCGATTCGCGTACGTGGCGCTGATGGGGGTCGACCCGGCCTTTCATCGGCGCGGCATCGCCCGGCAGATGATGGATCACGTGCTGGCGCGGCTCGACGCGCAAGGCTGCCCGATCGTCCTGCTCGATGCCACAGAATCGGGGGCCGGCCTCTACGAACAGATCGGCTTCGTCGACGATTCTTTCGCCTACGAATATCAGGGCGAAGCGACAATGCCGACAGCGCCGCCGTCGGGCCCCATCGAACTGATGACCGCCGCAATGATGGCGGAAGTCGCGGCCTTTGACGCGACGCGCTTCGGCGCTGATCGCAATGCCGTCTTGCGCATCCTGCTTGCCGAGACCCCCGATCGCGCGCTGGTCTGCCGCGATGAACAAGGATCAATTGCCGGTTACGCATTCGCTCGGATCGTGCTCGGCCCTTGGGTGGCCCGTGACCCGGCCACGGCCGAACAACTGTTTGACGCTGTGCTACGGATTAACAATTCGTCGGCCATTCACGTGCTAGTACCGCGTTCGAATGAACACGCCGTCGAACTTCTCGAACGACGCGGTGTGCCGCGACTTCGTCGTCTGCGCCACATGCGACGCGGCGGCGATGCTCCGCCGGGCGACCCGTCCTGCTTGTTCGGACAGGTGAGCTTCGGTCTGGGCTGATTCCGCCTCGTGATGATTCCCTGACGTGGTTAATAAGCCCACGGTGTGGCCGCTAGGTGCCTCGCACGTGACTCTCGCAGGCCGATCGGTTTCGACATAAGATGCTCGCTGTCGCCCCCACCACGCCGCATGAACGGAAACGGGAATTCTCAGAATGTCCGATCGAGTTGTTTTGTTGTCGATTCCTGGCCTGCGTGCCCAAGATATCGCCGCGATGCCGCACCTGGCTCGGATGGCTACCGCCGGCGAGCAGACGGCGCTTGTGCCCAGCTTTCCTTGCGTGACCTGTCCCGTGCAGGCCGCGATGACCACAGGCGTGTTGGCTAACGAGCACGGCGTAATCGCCAACGGCTTCTACTGGCGTGACAAGCACGAAATCGAGATGTGGACCGCCTGGAACGATTGCATCCAGCGGCCGCAGATCTGGGACCTGCTGCACGAGCGCGACCCGGGCCTGACCTCGGCCGTCTGGTTTCCGCTGCACAGCAAAGGCTGCGGCGCGGACTACATCTGCACGCCGGCGCCGATCCACAATCCCGACGGCACCGAATCTCTGTGGTGCTACACCAAGCCGACTGAGCTGTACGGCGAACTGCGCGACTCGTTGGGCCATTTTCCGCTGCAGCACTTTTGGGGCCCGATCGCGAACATCAAGTCGAGCGCCTGGATCATCGACTCGGCCATTCACGCGGCACGCAAATGGCAACCCGACTTCTTCTACATCTATCTACCACATCTCGACTATGCGGCGCAAAAGAACGGCCCCGACAGTCCTGAGGCCCACGCGGCACTCGTGGCATTGGACGAAGCGCTCGGCCGGTTGCTGTCCGAATTCGACAAGGCGTTTGCCGAAGCGCCGCTGTATCTCGTGGCCAGCGAATACGGCATTGTGCCGGTCGATCATGTGACCTATCCGAATCGCGTACTGCGCGAGGCCGGTTTATTGGCCGTCGAGCAGCGCGAGGATGGCGAACATTTGGACCTGGCCAAGAGTGCCGCCTGGGCATTGGTCGATCATCAGTTCTCGCACGTCTTCGTGCGCGACCGCGATCCGCAGGTGATCCGCCGCGTGGCCGAATTATTCCGCGGACACGAGGGAATCGCCGAAGTGCTGCTGGACGAAGAAAAGGCCCGCTACGGGCTCGACCACGAGCGCTCGGGCGAGGTCGTGCTGGTCTCGACCGCCAACAGTTGGCAGGCCTATTACTATTGGCTCGACGATGCGCGAGCCCCGAAGTTCGCCCGCACCGTCGATATTCATCAAAAGCCAGGCTACGACCCGGTGGAGTTGTTCCTCGACCCGGCCGTCTTAAAAGCGATGGCCGCCATGGCGGCACAAGCGGGCGGCGGCCCGCCCGCCGGAGGACCTGTCGGAAAAGGAATGCGCCCGGCGCCCGGCATCCCGATCGACGCGACCTTGGTGCGTGGGTCGCACGGAGCACCAGCCCGCGAGCCCTCGCAGCGCGGTGTCATTATCTCATCCGAGCGCGGCGTGTTGGTCGGCAATGCTTTGGCCGACACCGATGTCTGCGACCTGGTATTACGTCAATTCGGATTGTAACCCGATTAACTGTAGCCAGGGTCTGCGACCCCGGGGTACTCAACACTGACTAACCTTGTAGAGATCGGCAACGGCGCGCAGTAGACACTTACAGCTCGGCCGCTTCCGGCAACTCCGGCGGCGTGAACTGAAAACCGCGGCTCTGGCTGAAGAACTCCAACGGATTGTCGTACACG
It includes:
- a CDS encoding nucleotide pyrophosphatase/phosphodiesterase family protein; protein product: MSDRVVLLSIPGLRAQDIAAMPHLARMATAGEQTALVPSFPCVTCPVQAAMTTGVLANEHGVIANGFYWRDKHEIEMWTAWNDCIQRPQIWDLLHERDPGLTSAVWFPLHSKGCGADYICTPAPIHNPDGTESLWCYTKPTELYGELRDSLGHFPLQHFWGPIANIKSSAWIIDSAIHAARKWQPDFFYIYLPHLDYAAQKNGPDSPEAHAALVALDEALGRLLSEFDKAFAEAPLYLVASEYGIVPVDHVTYPNRVLREAGLLAVEQREDGEHLDLAKSAAWALVDHQFSHVFVRDRDPQVIRRVAELFRGHEGIAEVLLDEEKARYGLDHERSGEVVLVSTANSWQAYYYWLDDARAPKFARTVDIHQKPGYDPVELFLDPAVLKAMAAMAAQAGGGPPAGGPVGKGMRPAPGIPIDATLVRGSHGAPAREPSQRGVIISSERGVLVGNALADTDVCDLVLRQFGL
- a CDS encoding GNAT family N-acetyltransferase; amino-acid sequence: MMHKFNTPFDPGLQAISMPPTIRPLVAADLPVADRILQAAFERTHSFTPMLRLNGAAQPGNQCVAVIDGQVVALVGAVDFGRFAYVALMGVDPAFHRRGIARQMMDHVLARLDAQGCPIVLLDATESGAGLYEQIGFVDDSFAYEYQGEATMPTAPPSGPIELMTAAMMAEVAAFDATRFGADRNAVLRILLAETPDRALVCRDEQGSIAGYAFARIVLGPWVARDPATAEQLFDAVLRINNSSAIHVLVPRSNEHAVELLERRGVPRLRRLRHMRRGGDAPPGDPSCLFGQVSFGLG